In one window of Thermus aquaticus DNA:
- a CDS encoding ABC transporter permease subunit has protein sequence MTGPLRVWSLPWIFLYLRHEVLALPGRSVALLFVLFLLVLPLFTQDPYWLRVLTLTAIFALYAASWDLLSGYTGQVSLGHAFFFGLSGYVSAILGRELGLPPWLTVPLGASLAALAGVFVGLPSLRVRGPYLSLVTLAFPIIALGLVFVFPKITGGELGLSGLPRLGQSRLQEYYIVVFTFLLSTLFLWKLGGSRIGLFLHAIREDEVAVRMVGVNTVRYKLLAFGASAFFAGLAGGLHAHFLRVVGPDSLSVFNSIQPIVWSVFGGLATIYGPVAGTFLLFPLLEFLRVVEEVRMVAFAFLILLVMRFLPQGVVRGVLDRLEETCPRCKVRNAFTRRRCRACGVELRLPEKEVVA, from the coding sequence ATGACCGGTCCTTTGCGGGTTTGGTCCCTACCCTGGATTTTCCTCTACCTTAGGCATGAGGTTCTGGCCTTGCCCGGGCGGAGCGTGGCCCTCCTGTTCGTCCTTTTTCTGTTGGTTTTGCCGCTCTTTACCCAGGATCCCTACTGGCTCCGCGTCCTAACCCTCACGGCCATCTTCGCACTTTATGCCGCTAGCTGGGACCTGCTTTCCGGCTACACGGGCCAGGTGAGCCTGGGACACGCCTTCTTTTTCGGTCTTTCCGGGTACGTTTCGGCCATCTTAGGGCGGGAGCTGGGTCTTCCCCCCTGGCTTACTGTGCCCTTGGGGGCTTCTCTGGCTGCGCTGGCGGGAGTTTTCGTTGGCCTCCCGTCCTTAAGGGTCCGGGGACCTTACCTTTCCCTCGTTACCCTGGCCTTTCCCATCATCGCCCTGGGCCTCGTTTTCGTCTTTCCTAAGATCACGGGGGGTGAGCTGGGCCTTTCCGGCCTGCCCCGGCTGGGGCAGAGCCGCCTGCAGGAGTACTACATCGTGGTGTTCACCTTTCTCCTCTCCACCTTGTTTCTCTGGAAGCTTGGCGGATCCCGGATCGGCCTCTTCCTACACGCCATCCGCGAGGATGAGGTGGCGGTGCGCATGGTGGGGGTGAACACCGTGCGCTACAAGCTTTTGGCCTTTGGGGCCAGCGCCTTCTTCGCTGGCCTCGCTGGGGGTCTCCACGCCCACTTCCTGCGGGTGGTGGGGCCGGACAGCCTCTCCGTCTTCAACTCCATTCAGCCCATCGTCTGGTCGGTTTTCGGGGGGCTGGCTACCATCTACGGCCCCGTGGCGGGCACCTTCCTCCTCTTCCCCCTTTTGGAGTTTCTCCGAGTGGTTGAGGAGGTGCGGATGGTGGCCTTCGCTTTCTTGATCCTGCTGGTGATGCGCTTCCTGCCCCAAGGGGTGGTGCGGGGGGTTTTGGACCGCCTGGAGGAGACGTGTCCCAGGTGCAAGGTGCGCAACGCTTTCACCCGCAGGCGCTGCCGGGCCTGTGGGGTGGAGTTGCGCCTTCCTGAGAAGGAGGTGGTAGCGTGA
- a CDS encoding AMP-binding protein produces MTEALYLERPWTRFYPPGTPSQVEPGQGSVGEWVAEAFRSWERSVAILYYGRAYRYGELLEAAQRFAGGLQALGLRPGDRVGLYLANSPQFAIAYLGILWAGGVVVPVSPLYTSHELAHQLRDSGARFLVVQDALFETARRTGVELEATVVVSLKEALPVWQQLLVRGLPVPQGAGTYPFAHLLRSEPLRAPVSRSAEDLAALPYTGGTTGLPKGVEITHGNILAAHRMIQSLNPFGSQSVILAFLPFYHIYGQVVLLLGGLLSGARLIVFSTPDPDWILEAMVRYRATHFFGVPSLYEVLRDHPKAHWVDWRRLAVVVSGADTLHEATAETFARKTGREIAEGYGMTETTSVSHINPRERVKRGSFGIPLPGIQALVVDPDTLEPVPVGEVGELALFGPNVTRGYWCREDENARSFFLHQGIRFFRTGDLVRMDEEGYFYFYDRAKDMIKYKGRPVFPREIEEALRAHPLVKAAGVVGVPDPRVGAYPKAYVVLEPEARGKVTEEDLLAFLSERLAPYKLPREIEFRGELPKTDVGKVSRRELREEVQDGSA; encoded by the coding sequence GTGACTGAGGCCCTTTATCTGGAACGCCCCTGGACCCGCTTCTATCCTCCGGGAACTCCTTCGCAGGTGGAGCCGGGTCAGGGGAGCGTGGGCGAATGGGTAGCGGAGGCCTTCCGGAGCTGGGAGCGTTCGGTGGCCATCCTCTACTACGGGCGGGCCTACCGTTACGGGGAGCTCCTCGAGGCCGCCCAGCGCTTTGCCGGGGGACTTCAAGCCCTGGGCCTGAGGCCCGGGGACCGGGTGGGCCTCTACCTGGCCAACAGCCCCCAGTTCGCCATCGCCTACCTAGGCATACTGTGGGCAGGTGGAGTGGTGGTGCCTGTGAGCCCCCTCTACACCTCCCACGAGCTTGCCCACCAGCTTAGGGATTCTGGGGCGCGGTTCCTGGTGGTCCAAGACGCCCTCTTTGAAACGGCGCGCCGGACAGGCGTAGAGCTGGAGGCTACGGTGGTGGTCTCCCTTAAGGAGGCCTTGCCCGTCTGGCAACAGCTTTTGGTGCGGGGGTTGCCTGTTCCCCAGGGGGCGGGAACCTACCCCTTCGCCCACCTGCTTAGGAGCGAGCCCCTGCGGGCTCCCGTTTCCCGCTCTGCAGAGGACCTGGCCGCCCTTCCCTACACCGGGGGCACCACAGGCCTACCCAAGGGCGTGGAGATTACCCATGGCAACATCCTGGCTGCCCACCGGATGATCCAAAGCCTAAACCCCTTTGGGTCGCAAAGCGTCATCCTGGCCTTTCTGCCCTTCTACCACATCTACGGACAGGTGGTTCTCCTCCTCGGGGGGTTGCTGTCTGGGGCCAGGCTGATCGTCTTTTCCACTCCCGATCCTGACTGGATCCTCGAGGCCATGGTCCGCTACCGGGCTACCCACTTTTTCGGCGTGCCCTCGCTTTACGAGGTGCTAAGGGACCATCCTAAGGCCCACTGGGTGGACTGGCGGCGGCTTGCGGTGGTGGTGAGCGGAGCGGACACCCTGCACGAGGCCACGGCTGAGACCTTTGCCCGGAAGACGGGCCGGGAGATCGCTGAGGGCTATGGCATGACGGAGACCACCTCCGTGAGCCATATCAACCCCAGGGAGCGGGTGAAGCGGGGTTCCTTCGGCATCCCCCTGCCCGGTATCCAGGCCCTGGTGGTAGACCCGGATACTCTTGAGCCCGTGCCCGTGGGGGAGGTGGGGGAGCTGGCCCTCTTTGGGCCCAACGTGACCCGGGGCTATTGGTGTCGGGAGGACGAGAACGCACGGAGCTTTTTCCTGCACCAAGGAATCCGCTTTTTCCGCACCGGGGACTTGGTGCGCATGGATGAGGAGGGATATTTCTACTTCTACGACCGGGCTAAGGACATGATCAAGTATAAGGGGCGGCCGGTCTTCCCCCGCGAGATCGAAGAGGCCTTAAGGGCCCACCCCCTGGTCAAAGCAGCGGGCGTGGTGGGCGTGCCCGATCCCAGGGTGGGGGCTTACCCCAAGGCCTATGTGGTCCTAGAGCCCGAGGCCCGAGGGAAGGTAACCGAAGAGGACCTCCTGGCCTTCCTTAGCGAGCGCCTGGCCCCTTACAAGCTTCCCCGGGAGATAGAGTTCCGGGGGGAGCTCCCTAAGACGGACGTGGGCAAGGTTTCCCGGAGGGAGCTTCGTGAGGAGGTGCAGGATGGATCTGCTTGA
- a CDS encoding ABC transporter ATP-binding protein translates to MDLLEAEGISKRFGGLQALYRVDFRVKSREIVGLIGPNGAGKTTLLRVLLGIHLPDEGRVRFQGRDITRLPTWERVRLGLAATFQNPRPLKRLPVIANVLVAAYGPRGGRRGDWVKRAEARALDALEFVGIADKAKEPASVLSQGELKRLEIARALATEPELLILDEPFAGLTPVETELLAKSLARLRKGGRFGRLHSEGCAMVIIEHKLSELFRIADRVVVLNFGEVLAEGSPEEVLRDPRVVEAYLGEGAHA, encoded by the coding sequence ATGGATCTGCTTGAGGCCGAGGGGATCTCTAAGCGCTTCGGGGGACTCCAGGCTCTCTACAGGGTGGACTTCCGGGTGAAGTCGAGGGAGATCGTGGGCCTCATTGGCCCCAACGGAGCGGGGAAGACCACCCTCCTCCGGGTTCTCTTGGGCATCCACCTGCCCGATGAGGGGAGGGTACGCTTCCAGGGGCGGGACATCACCCGGTTGCCCACGTGGGAGAGGGTGCGGCTCGGCCTTGCCGCCACCTTCCAGAACCCCAGGCCCCTGAAGCGCCTTCCCGTCATCGCCAACGTCCTGGTGGCCGCCTATGGGCCCCGCGGGGGGCGGCGCGGGGACTGGGTGAAGCGGGCCGAGGCCCGGGCCCTGGATGCCTTGGAGTTTGTGGGCATTGCCGACAAGGCCAAGGAGCCCGCCTCCGTGCTTTCCCAGGGGGAGCTTAAGCGCCTGGAGATCGCCCGCGCTTTGGCTACGGAGCCCGAGCTCCTGATCCTGGATGAGCCCTTTGCCGGGCTAACCCCCGTGGAAACGGAACTCTTGGCCAAATCCTTGGCCAGACTCCGCAAAGGGGGGCGGTTCGGTCGCCTCCACAGCGAGGGGTGCGCCATGGTCATCATTGAGCACAAGCTTTCCGAGCTTTTCCGGATCGCCGACCGGGTGGTGGTGTTGAACTTTGGGGAGGTTTTGGCAGAGGGGAGTCCGGAGGAGGTGCTCCGGGACCCCAGGGTCGTGGAGGCCTACCTGGGGGAGGGGGCTCATGCTTGA
- a CDS encoding ABC transporter ATP-binding protein, whose product MLEVRGLSLLYGKAQILFGLDLEVRQGELVCLVGPNGAGKTSFLRAISGLVRLEAHLHRGTKAEEIRLEGEVRFQGQRVDHLLPHQIARLGLVLCPERRRPFRELTVEENLLAGGLLLPKAAVRQQLAFVYELFPRLYERRAQRAGDLSGGEQQMLALGRALMARPKLLAVDEPSTGLAPKVRALVFEQIQRIRGEGVTVLLVEQEAARALAMADRAYVLSNGRLVRQGPAQELLGDVQFQKTYLGL is encoded by the coding sequence ATGCTTGAGGTCCGGGGCCTCTCCCTGCTCTACGGCAAGGCACAGATCCTCTTCGGGTTAGACTTGGAGGTGCGCCAAGGGGAACTCGTCTGCTTGGTGGGTCCCAACGGGGCGGGGAAGACCAGCTTTCTCCGGGCCATATCCGGCCTAGTGCGCCTTGAAGCCCACCTCCACCGGGGCACCAAGGCTGAGGAGATCCGCCTCGAGGGGGAGGTGCGCTTCCAGGGACAGCGGGTGGACCATCTTTTGCCCCATCAGATTGCCCGGTTGGGCCTGGTTTTGTGCCCCGAGAGGCGGCGGCCTTTTAGGGAGCTCACCGTTGAGGAAAACCTCCTCGCTGGCGGCCTTCTCCTTCCCAAAGCAGCTGTGCGGCAGCAGCTGGCCTTCGTCTACGAGCTCTTTCCCAGGCTGTACGAGAGGCGGGCGCAGCGGGCTGGGGACCTTTCTGGAGGGGAGCAGCAGATGCTGGCCTTGGGGCGGGCCCTCATGGCCCGGCCCAAGCTTCTGGCCGTTGACGAGCCCTCCACTGGGCTGGCGCCCAAGGTTCGGGCTCTGGTCTTTGAGCAGATCCAGCGGATTCGTGGGGAGGGCGTTACCGTGCTCCTGGTGGAGCAGGAGGCAGCCCGGGCCTTGGCCATGGCCGACCGGGCCTATGTCCTCTCCAACGGCAGGCTGGTGCGCCAGGGCCCTGCCCAGGAGCTATTGGGGGATGTCCAGTTTCAGAAAACCTACCTGGGCCTTTGA
- a CDS encoding histidine phosphatase family protein encodes MRRRLLLLRHGEVDYFPGGRPVPPEGVGLTERGRAQAEAVGELLRGVPLDRAVHSGLRRTQETAEIALKGRSVPLEAWPEFQEIRPGRLKDLEDPKEAFLKAFFPRDPSDRFLGGERYGDFLDRVLAAYARLLAQPWDTLLLVAHGGVIRAILSYALTGKPILLPLEVHPCGLSVLDMDEERAFLRLHNLTPYELLPQERRTTMEALWEAYYGG; translated from the coding sequence ATGAGGCGGCGTCTCCTCCTCCTGCGCCACGGAGAAGTGGACTACTTCCCGGGGGGGCGACCCGTTCCCCCCGAAGGGGTGGGCCTCACCGAAAGGGGCCGAGCCCAAGCGGAGGCCGTGGGGGAGCTCCTGCGAGGGGTTCCCCTGGACCGCGCCGTCCACTCGGGGCTCAGGAGGACGCAGGAGACCGCCGAGATCGCGCTCAAGGGCCGCTCTGTACCCCTCGAGGCCTGGCCGGAGTTTCAGGAGATCCGGCCAGGAAGGCTCAAGGACCTGGAGGACCCCAAAGAAGCCTTTCTCAAGGCCTTCTTCCCCAGGGACCCCTCGGATCGCTTCCTCGGCGGGGAGCGCTACGGCGACTTCCTGGATCGGGTTCTCGCCGCCTACGCCCGCCTTCTGGCTCAACCCTGGGACACCCTTCTCCTGGTGGCCCACGGCGGCGTGATCCGGGCTATCCTCTCCTACGCCCTCACCGGCAAGCCCATCCTGTTGCCCCTCGAGGTCCACCCCTGTGGCCTCTCCGTCCTGGACATGGACGAAGAGAGGGCCTTCCTTCGCCTCCACAACCTCACCCCCTACGAGCTTCTTCCCCAGGAGCGCAGGACCACCATGGAAGCCCTCTGGGAGGCCTACTATGGGGGATAG
- a CDS encoding DUF6285 domain-containing protein has translation MDRPNLDELLEATAEFLERELLPTVGDPRLRFQLLVALNALGIARRELALGEALRQEEAAELEALLSHGGDREALLKELAWRIRQGQAPEATSAFLKAHVRRKLLLANPKYLERYP, from the coding sequence ATGGATAGGCCCAACCTTGACGAACTCCTAGAGGCCACGGCGGAGTTTCTGGAAAGGGAGCTCTTGCCCACGGTGGGCGACCCCAGGCTCCGCTTCCAGCTCCTGGTGGCCCTAAACGCTCTCGGCATCGCCCGGAGGGAGCTGGCCCTGGGCGAGGCCCTGCGGCAGGAAGAGGCGGCGGAGCTGGAGGCCCTCTTGAGCCACGGGGGAGACCGGGAAGCCCTCCTAAAAGAGCTGGCCTGGAGAATCCGCCAAGGCCAGGCCCCCGAGGCCACCTCCGCTTTCCTCAAGGCCCATGTGCGGCGTAAGCTTCTCTTGGCCAACCCCAAGTACCTGGAACGATACCCATGA